The Xanthomonas fragariae genome has a segment encoding these proteins:
- a CDS encoding ATP-grasp domain-containing protein — MTATSATPLVILTHVCHPAITEGFLPAAHALGLPVWLLTDHRLDHLSHFREHPTHAPQRVIECDVFNPLGVVDVLHDADASPRAVFSNSDHLQTSTALVAAGLGLPGKDWRVCYAAKNKAAMRQRLRARGLPSPWFCTLAPGAALPADIPWPVVAKPREGVASLDVRHCADATQLQRYLDDVWQRHPQRTALLEGMLEGELFTLETLGDGHRLQALGGFKVRLSPPPHFVECEAQWDSCIDTPVIAQALQQLRSFGVGFGLCHSEFILTADGPVLVEINYRSIGDRREFLLDEMFGKQWFTAALAPHLGLPLPQLHSDRAHALLRYYIAEHDGELVTASEDRRHHAAHSDVQYRRMRTPGERIRLSHSNKDYLGVLSALASDAQTLEQAVVHAEAGLQWRIDNAELRV; from the coding sequence ATGACTGCGACATCCGCTACACCGTTGGTGATCCTCACCCATGTCTGCCATCCGGCCATCACCGAAGGCTTTCTGCCAGCCGCGCACGCACTGGGCCTGCCGGTGTGGCTGCTGACCGATCATCGACTCGATCACCTCAGCCATTTTCGCGAGCACCCGACGCATGCGCCGCAGCGGGTGATCGAATGCGATGTATTCAATCCGCTCGGCGTGGTGGATGTGCTGCACGATGCCGATGCATCGCCGCGCGCGGTGTTCAGCAACAGCGATCATCTGCAGACCAGCACCGCATTGGTCGCTGCAGGTCTTGGCCTACCCGGCAAGGACTGGCGGGTGTGCTATGCGGCCAAGAACAAGGCGGCGATGCGCCAGCGTTTGCGTGCGCGTGGACTGCCATCGCCTTGGTTCTGCACGCTGGCGCCAGGTGCCGCGCTGCCGGCCGATATTCCGTGGCCGGTGGTCGCCAAACCGCGTGAAGGCGTCGCCAGCCTGGACGTGCGGCACTGCGCCGATGCCACGCAATTGCAGCGGTATCTGGACGATGTGTGGCAACGCCATCCGCAGCGCACCGCGTTGCTGGAAGGCATGCTCGAAGGTGAGTTGTTTACGCTGGAAACGCTGGGCGATGGCCACAGATTGCAGGCGTTGGGCGGCTTCAAGGTGCGGCTGTCGCCACCGCCGCACTTCGTTGAATGCGAAGCGCAATGGGATTCATGCATCGACACGCCGGTGATTGCACAGGCGCTGCAACAACTGCGCAGCTTCGGCGTGGGTTTTGGGCTGTGCCATAGCGAATTCATCCTCACCGCCGACGGCCCGGTGTTGGTGGAGATCAACTACCGCAGCATCGGCGACCGCCGCGAATTCCTGCTCGACGAGATGTTCGGCAAGCAGTGGTTCACTGCTGCACTGGCACCGCACCTGGGCTTGCCGCTGCCGCAGCTGCACAGCGATCGCGCACATGCATTGCTGCGTTACTACATCGCCGAGCATGACGGCGAACTGGTGACTGCCAGCGAAGACCGTCGTCATCACGCTGCGCACAGCGATGTGCAGTACCGGCGCATGCGCACGCCGGGCGAGCGCATCCGGCTTAGCCATTCCAACAAGGATTACCTGGGCGTACTGAGTGCGCTGGCCAGCGACGCGCAGACGCTGGAACAAGCGGTGGTGCATGCCGAAGCGGGCTTGCAATGGCGGATCGACAATGCGGAGCTGCGCGTATGA
- a CDS encoding TonB-dependent receptor family protein codes for MSTLRFHALAIAIAAATATMPLSAFAVDTPDADTTDGATPIRRLDAIKVEGNLLGRSRPDDVQRYAGSRQVIDRQQLRNGGNRSLDDVLQRVPGIKIFDETGTGALPQLMLRGLYESRSGRVQVLENGIALALAPYGQTSLSLFPAGLNQIDRIDIVRGGAAVQYGPNNVGGVINLVSKQIPSEWNTTLAHKITASGQGRFLQDSALSSGGYLTNNVGMQVDANRTDGAYWRAHSDTDIGNLRVRAEWWLDDTKLLKASVQRYLVDMDLAGALSPDNYLRDLRQSMRPLDSFNGRTTRASLGYEQLLGDWGPMKDVRLNWTTFSARSSRNFIVGMRQAATETWRSDLPPQLRQTAPRNFRVFGSEPQLTWSMGDAGGVRQQWSAGARAVREDIDFLVGNLRLRDGLFTTVRDWQFEDRALAAYVSNAITLPDERFTITPGLRYERLDSRYFNRATGVSTVNQTRDVLPGLTVGFQANQQWFFYADGQRSMRAPQVTQIIFGNNLDAELAWNYEAGARYQPNDRTRIQLGAYLIDFNRQIQLDNTTRAFGNLGKTRHQGGELELQWSPEQLRALTLNAGYAYLDASQESGAFRGLRVPYTSRNQITLSGNYAFGRTTVALSSVYFSKAYSDAANTVQENAIASVGELPSYWVWNTQVSHLLLERNGQKFSASLAINNLFDRQYWFRGVDNSPWGRQAAPARTVTAGLEYTF; via the coding sequence ATGTCGACGTTGCGTTTCCACGCCCTGGCCATCGCCATCGCTGCGGCCACTGCGACCATGCCGCTGTCGGCGTTCGCAGTCGATACGCCGGATGCCGATACCACCGATGGCGCCACGCCGATCCGTAGACTGGACGCGATCAAGGTAGAAGGCAATCTGCTCGGTCGCTCCAGACCTGACGATGTGCAGCGTTATGCCGGTAGCCGCCAGGTGATCGATCGCCAACAACTGCGCAACGGCGGCAACCGTTCGCTGGACGATGTCTTGCAGCGCGTGCCGGGCATCAAGATCTTCGATGAGACCGGTACCGGCGCGCTGCCGCAGCTGATGCTGCGTGGTCTCTACGAAAGCCGCAGCGGCCGTGTGCAGGTGCTGGAAAACGGCATTGCGCTCGCACTGGCGCCGTATGGGCAGACCAGTTTGTCGCTGTTTCCGGCAGGTCTGAATCAGATCGATCGCATCGACATCGTGCGCGGCGGCGCGGCCGTGCAGTACGGGCCGAACAACGTGGGCGGGGTGATCAATCTGGTCAGCAAGCAGATCCCCAGCGAATGGAACACCACGCTGGCGCACAAGATCACCGCAAGCGGCCAGGGCCGTTTTCTGCAGGACAGCGCTCTCAGTAGCGGCGGCTATCTCACCAACAACGTCGGCATGCAGGTCGATGCCAATCGCACCGACGGCGCGTATTGGCGCGCGCATAGCGATACCGACATCGGCAATCTACGCGTGCGTGCCGAATGGTGGCTGGACGACACCAAACTGCTGAAGGCTAGCGTGCAGCGCTATCTGGTCGACATGGATCTGGCCGGTGCGCTGAGCCCGGACAATTATCTGCGCGACCTGCGCCAGTCCATGCGCCCGCTGGACAGCTTCAACGGCCGCACCACGCGTGCGTCGCTGGGCTACGAACAGTTGCTGGGCGATTGGGGCCCGATGAAGGATGTGCGCCTGAACTGGACCACTTTCAGCGCGCGTAGCAGCCGCAATTTCATCGTCGGCATGCGTCAGGCAGCCACCGAAACCTGGCGCTCGGATCTGCCGCCGCAACTGCGCCAGACCGCACCGCGCAACTTCCGTGTGTTCGGCAGCGAACCGCAGCTGACCTGGAGCATGGGCGATGCCGGGGGCGTGCGTCAGCAGTGGAGTGCCGGTGCGCGTGCGGTGCGTGAGGACATCGATTTTCTGGTCGGCAATCTGCGCCTGCGCGATGGCCTGTTCACCACCGTGCGCGACTGGCAGTTCGAAGACCGCGCATTGGCGGCGTATGTCAGCAATGCGATCACCCTGCCCGACGAACGCTTCACCATCACCCCGGGCCTGCGCTACGAGCGGCTGGACTCGCGCTATTTCAACCGCGCCACCGGCGTCAGCACGGTCAACCAGACGCGCGATGTATTGCCCGGTCTGACGGTCGGCTTTCAGGCCAACCAACAGTGGTTTTTCTATGCAGATGGGCAGCGTTCGATGCGCGCGCCACAGGTCACCCAGATCATCTTCGGCAATAATCTGGATGCCGAACTGGCCTGGAATTACGAAGCCGGCGCGCGTTATCAGCCCAACGATCGCACCCGCATCCAGCTCGGTGCGTATCTGATCGATTTCAATCGGCAGATCCAGCTGGACAACACCACGCGCGCATTCGGCAATCTCGGCAAGACCCGTCATCAAGGCGGCGAGCTGGAACTGCAGTGGAGCCCGGAGCAGCTACGCGCACTGACCCTCAACGCCGGCTACGCGTATCTGGATGCCAGCCAGGAATCTGGCGCCTTTCGCGGCTTGCGCGTGCCCTACACCTCGCGCAATCAGATCACCCTGAGCGGCAACTACGCGTTCGGTCGCACCACTGTCGCACTGTCGAGCGTCTACTTCAGCAAGGCCTACAGCGATGCGGCCAACACCGTGCAAGAAAACGCCATCGCCTCGGTCGGTGAATTGCCGTCGTACTGGGTGTGGAACACACAGGTGAGCCACCTCTTGTTGGAACGCAACGGACAAAAGTTCAGCGCATCGCTGGCGATCAATAATCTGTTCGATCGGCAGTACTGGTTCCGTGGCGTGGATAACAGCCCGTGGGGACGTCAGGCCGCACCTGCGCGCACGGTCACCGCAGGGCTGGAATACACGTTCTGA
- a CDS encoding HpcH/HpaI aldolase family protein encodes MAFAVGVLNAVPSVQVCELLGRIGYGFVVIDLEHVLRAPDALEHAIGACELSGCEAWVRVPEVDEKLIGRVLDAGARGIVIPRSESAAQLANAIAAARFPPLGRRGITGGRVTGFGNVDLPTYIAQANRDIRIVPMIESAAGIAALPEMLAVPGVALVMEGALDLALDLGLGAHPTHPRVWELLLQVHAQCRAADVPFCPNPRTNAQRAHWLQQPELRWLLAGEDRALIQRALRSHLATFAAPTSLPASRSTP; translated from the coding sequence ATGGCGTTTGCGGTTGGCGTTCTCAATGCAGTGCCAAGCGTGCAGGTCTGCGAGCTGTTGGGCCGCATTGGCTATGGCTTTGTGGTGATCGATCTGGAGCATGTGCTGCGTGCGCCGGACGCACTGGAACACGCCATCGGCGCGTGCGAACTCTCCGGCTGCGAGGCCTGGGTGCGTGTACCTGAAGTGGACGAAAAGCTGATCGGCCGCGTACTCGATGCTGGTGCGCGCGGGATCGTGATTCCGCGTAGCGAATCGGCAGCGCAACTCGCTAACGCCATCGCCGCCGCACGCTTCCCGCCGCTGGGCCGGCGTGGCATCACCGGTGGCCGCGTCACCGGCTTCGGCAACGTAGATTTGCCCACTTATATCGCACAGGCAAATCGCGATATCCGCATCGTGCCGATGATCGAAAGCGCAGCCGGCATTGCCGCACTGCCCGAAATGCTTGCGGTGCCCGGCGTGGCGCTGGTGATGGAAGGCGCGTTGGATCTTGCGCTGGACCTGGGCCTTGGCGCGCACCCCACCCATCCGCGGGTGTGGGAACTGCTGCTGCAAGTGCATGCGCAATGCCGTGCCGCCGATGTGCCGTTCTGCCCTAACCCCCGCACCAATGCGCAGCGTGCGCACTGGCTGCAACAGCCGGAGCTGCGCTGGCTGCTCGCCGGGGAAGATCGTGCCTTGATTCAACGCGCACTGCGCAGCCACCTGGCCACGTTTGCCGCGCCCACTTCACTCCCAGCCAGCAGGAGCACGCCGTAG